GTGACAGGAAACATTGAATACAGAGATGTTTCATTTAGCTACAGTGATGGCACGCAAGTATTTGATAACTTATCTTTAGATATAAAATCAGGGGAAACAGTGGCTTTTGTTGGGCCAAGTGGGGCAGGGAAAACAACCTTATGCCATTTATTACCACGCTTTTATGATATTGATAGTGGTGATATTTTGATTGATGGTCAAAACATTCAAGACGTTACATTAAAATCATTGCGTGAACAAATTGGATTAGTCCAACAAGATGTCTTTTTATTTCCAGGAACGATTAAGGAAAATATTTTATATGGAAGATTAGATGCAACAGAAGAAGATATGCTAGAGGCCGTGAAACTCGCTCATTTAGAACAAGTTATAGACGGCTTGCCTGATGGGTTAGACACAGTCATCGGCGAACGTGGTGTGAGATTATCAGGCGGACAGAAACAGCGTGTGGCGATTGCTCGTATGTTTTTAAAGAATCCACCAATTTTAATTTTAGATGAAGCCACATCAGCTCTTGATACAGAAACAGAACAAGTGATTCAAGAGTCACTAGGTTCACTGGCTAAAGGACGCACGACTCTGATCATCGCACACCGTTTAGCGACAATTAAGGATGCAACTCGCATTGTTGTCATTGATACAACAGGTATCGTTGAAAGTGGCACACATGAAGAGTTAATGCAAAAACAAGGAGCATATAAAAAATTATATGACGCACAATTTAGAAACTAATGAAAAGCCAAGAGTCATGTTACTCTTGGCTTTTTTATGTGCTTGGTTTATAGGATAAAATATACCTACTAATAAAAATGGTACCTAAAAAGGCTATAGCCGAATTACATCAAGCATTATACTAAAATTTATAATCTATTGTTTAGATTGGATACTTTATTATTTCCTTTTTTTAATACTTGGCACGTTTATAGTGAATGATTTAGTTATATGTTTAAGTTTAACTTTTTAGCTACACGTTCTCCGTAGTCTTTATCCACTTTGTAGAATTGCGCCACTTGACGTTTTTTGATTTCTTCATTTTCAACAAGTGATAGCGATGCAACGATGTTATCGGTTAAACGCTCTTTTTCTTCTTCAGAAAAAATATTGTATAAGATGCCAGGTTGAGTATAAAAATCATCATTATAACTATAATTACCTACTTCGCCTGTGACTTCGTAATTCGTAGATTTAGCTTGTTTATCTTCTATTGTTCTATCAAAGCTGTTTGGCTCATAATTTATGCTTCCGTTTACATTTTTATACGCCATAGCACCATCTTGTTGATGATTGTGAACGGTTGCTTTTGGCATGTTTATTGGAAGTTGAGCACTATTAGCACCAACACGGTATCTATGAGCATCTCCATATGCAAATAAACGACCTTGTAATAATTTGTCAGGTGATACATCAATACCAGGTACAGTGTTACCAGGAGAGAATGTGGCTTGTTCTACTTCAGAAAAGTAATTTTCCGGGTTACGATTTAATGTCATGACTCCAACTTCAACGAGAGGATAAGTTTTTTGCGATACAGTTTTTGTGACATCAAATAGAGTCTCTTTCATATTTAGTCCGTCTTCAAAAGGAATGATTTGAACATAGAGTGTCCAAGAAGGAAAGTCATCATGTTTGATAGCATTTGATAAATCTTCAATATGATAATCTGGATTTTCACCCGCTAATTTTGCAGCTAATGAAGAATCTAAGTTTTTGACACCTTGGTTTGTTCTAAAATGGTATTTAATAAAATATTTTTCACCTGTTTGATTTACCCAAGTATATGTATGACTGCCGTAACCATGCATATGACGAAACGTTGCAGGAATACCACGATCACTCATTAAAATAGTCACTTGGTGTAATGATTCTGGCGAAAGAGACCAAAAATCCCACATAGCAGTCGGGCTTTTTAGATGGGTTCTTGGATCACGTTTTTGTGTATGTATAAAATCTGGAAATTTTAGAGGATCACGGATAAAAAAGATTGGTGTATTATTTCCTACTAAATCATAATTTCCTTCTTCCGTATAAAATTTAATTGCAAAACCTCTAGGATCACGTAATGTATCAGCAGCACCTAATTCTCCAGCTACAGTTGATAATCTGATAAACATGTCTGTTTCTTTACCAACTTCTGATAAAAAATTTGCTTTTGTATAATGAGAAACATCATTTGTTACTTTAAAAATACCGTGAGCACCCGCTCCTTTTGCGTGGACAACACGTTCAGGAACACGTTCTCGGTTGAAATGTGCTAATTTTTCTAATAAATGAACATCTTGAATTAAGACAGGACCAAATTCCCCTGCAGTTAAGGAATTTTGATTATCTCCAACATGTGCCCCATGAGATGTAGTTAAATAATTTTCATTCATTTCAATGCCCCCCTTCTTATTTCTTAACGCTAATACTATGTACAAGTAAAAAGAATGTCAAAGATTCTAACTTACGATGATATAATTTGTTGTTCATAACCATTAGAAATAGGAAATAATGAAGTAATTAAATCATTATTGTTTTTATAGGTTGAGAAATAAAAAAACCTTGAATGGCTTAACCATTCAAGGAAGGAGTTGTTTTTATTTACTTTGGAGGAGTAAATAAAATGAAAAAGTTTGTTAGGGTTGTTTTGTTGGTACATTTATATAATATCTATAATTTGTGAATTTTTTGTTAATAAATAGTGTAATAATTATAAATAATTGTTAAAGTTACTATTATTACATTAGATAATAATAGGCTAATACATTAAAAATATTATTCATTTTATTAGTTAATTAAATGATGTATAGTGTAGATATGATACATAATACGGTGAGGAATGTGAGTATGGAAAATAAATTAATGGAGAGATGGTTAGATTATACCAATCAACATAATAAGCTAGAAAAAAAATTAGAAAATACACTAAAAAGAAAAGTGAATTTATCATTAAATGAATATTATGTTTTATATTATTTGGGAAAGACACCTAGCCACTGTATTAAATTGATTGATATAAGTAAATATTTTAATTTAAGTCAAAGTGCGATGTCTAGAATGATGGTTAGAATGGAAAGTGAAGATTATGGTATGATAGAAAGAACGACGTGTCTAGATGACAAACGTGGTATATATATCCATCTAACAAAAAAAGGAAAAAATATGTTGATTGAAGCTGAGAGATATATAGAAATTATCCTAAATGAACGTTTATGATTAAGTCATTATGCTTGCTCATAGACTTTTTTTATTATAACATACTATCCATAAAATGCGTGCGCATGCATTTATATAAAACTTTCATGAAAGGTGAGGATCATGTTGAAGAATTTTACTGATAGTGTAACATTTAAGCGAGGATTAACATTAAAAAATAGATTGTTTATGGCCCCGATGACAACTAAGATGTCTTTTTACGATGGTGTTATTACAACGGATGAAGCAAATTATTATGGGTTGCGCTCAGGTGGCGTGGGAGCAGTAATCACAGCTGCAGCTAATGTTCAAGAAGATGGTAAAGG
This genomic stretch from Vagococcus sp. CY52-2 harbors:
- a CDS encoding catalase; translation: MNENYLTTSHGAHVGDNQNSLTAGEFGPVLIQDVHLLEKLAHFNRERVPERVVHAKGAGAHGIFKVTNDVSHYTKANFLSEVGKETDMFIRLSTVAGELGAADTLRDPRGFAIKFYTEEGNYDLVGNNTPIFFIRDPLKFPDFIHTQKRDPRTHLKSPTAMWDFWSLSPESLHQVTILMSDRGIPATFRHMHGYGSHTYTWVNQTGEKYFIKYHFRTNQGVKNLDSSLAAKLAGENPDYHIEDLSNAIKHDDFPSWTLYVQIIPFEDGLNMKETLFDVTKTVSQKTYPLVEVGVMTLNRNPENYFSEVEQATFSPGNTVPGIDVSPDKLLQGRLFAYGDAHRYRVGANSAQLPINMPKATVHNHQQDGAMAYKNVNGSINYEPNSFDRTIEDKQAKSTNYEVTGEVGNYSYNDDFYTQPGILYNIFSEEEKERLTDNIVASLSLVENEEIKKRQVAQFYKVDKDYGERVAKKLNLNI
- a CDS encoding MarR family transcriptional regulator; its protein translation is MENKLMERWLDYTNQHNKLEKKLENTLKRKVNLSLNEYYVLYYLGKTPSHCIKLIDISKYFNLSQSAMSRMMVRMESEDYGMIERTTCLDDKRGIYIHLTKKGKNMLIEAERYIEIILNERL